Part of the Vespa velutina chromosome 7, iVesVel2.1, whole genome shotgun sequence genome, TCAgatgaagataaaagaaaatttcttcggTGTCGCGAGAATGATTTTCGTTAATTGCATTACAACTAGACATAGTACTTCCATTTGTCGTTCGATGATAACATCGTGAATCTTAATATCGTGTCCTTCTTAACAGTtacaatgtataatattatcgtgaaCTGGTTTCTTACCTATAACgaagaatttttcataaaaattgttaaaaatgagTACGTTGTTAACGAAcgaaacgtaaaaataaaattgtctcgatgtaaattaaaagatgaaacgatattaataatgaaatgttatttttctttcgaaaattattattctgtaTTATGTATACTTGATATGTATATCAATGTAGATTTGgctaattatttctattaatttcttatcaaataccaataatgtatttataatatttagataatagaaaatattaataaaacaattttgacatttttctacgatatttttctttaatataattacaaattattcaaTGTTATTCTTAGAGCATCAATACTCATCGATAGAtcgttatatcgatattaattataaaattatgctCGATTAATTCTCAAAGTCCatatagaataaaatggaaaatttcTATGGTGTGTATTTGCTTGGAATACATTCGTAAGATACGTCGCATTTTAAATTTCGTTATCGCGATCGCGTTAGCTTCtgtatgataaattaaaattatgacTAATAAAGCTTGAGATTTTAACGAATGGACGACAGGGAGATAATTCATTCGTTGTGCTTGCAAAGACCGAGGATataagtaaagagaaagagaaagagaaagagaaagagaaagagaaagagaaagagaaagagaaagagaaagagaaagagaaagagaaagagaaagagaaaaagatagagagagaaagagagagagagagagagagagagagagagagagagaaagagagggagagatctTCATTATAATCTCTGACATACAGTTTCACAGTTTTATTGAATTacattaatgacgataaatcTGCATTCCAGTCTGTCCATTTTACGTATTTTAcagtatatatgcataaaacGAAGGTTTCGCACGAAGGATCGTGCGACCATAACTTAATCATATCTATTTTGTTCGATTCAATGATTTTGATCGGTTGAAGAGAAAAGCGATAGAATTAACGATGATCTGAACGTTTGATGATCTGGACATTTTGAAACGTTTAAAGAGAATTACAAAGGATTACGacatatcaaaaaaagaaaaaaagaaaaaaagaccaaaaagaaaaacaaagttttacaattttatgaatttttttacaatttcattttgtCATACCATTTAAAACCTTGTAAAATTAACATATTGTCGAGGATtgatttttgattaaaatttttccaagGTATCGATGATACTAACGCttacgaaattattttgttcttacgtggcttttccttttttttttctcctttttttttcttttttttttttttttatatgacgataaaaaatcaaataaataatcgtcacatgaaggaaataaaattatctatgacgatgaaaaaaatgattataaatggAAAATCACGTGTCATCATGTGTTTCCTAATTCCACATTGCCATGTGATggatatttgtaataaatatatttgtcagaaaaaaaaaaaaacaaaattgcaaaaaaaaaaaaaaatggtgtaatcttcgataaaaagagaataaatagcCTTTAAAAGGGATTTATCGTCCTTCAATCTCAAGATCGCCATTCAGGAGCTTGAATTTCTCGTGTAATTTTCGCTTGAAAGGATTTCCGGCGAAATCGAAAGATTCCAATAGTTcgaagaggaataaaaagaggaggagaaggaggaggaggaggaggaggaggaggaggaggaggaggaggaacatgtaagtaagtacgtgcCTTATCCTTTCGAGAAACCCGGAGTAAACGTTCAACAACCAGCAGCACTATTGCTCGACAGTACGATTTATCGATTTCTCATTGTTCGTCGATCAATTTGGAGACCTTCGATCTTGAGAATTTTTATAGTATTTCCTATCCTCGAATACCATATATAAGAAGTAGATAGGTATATCGGATTCGCTTGACCGAtcaagaagaggagagaatcCAAGGTTAAAATTTCTCTCGCGAGAAGgtgatagaatattttttttttatttctgctttttcatgtttttcttttttttttttttcatctatttctAGAACGTACCGCAGGTAGATATCACAAagctaattattattaaaagttattacgTACTTCAATGatctaaattaaattatgatttcatttgaaaaattttagtgacaattataaaagtagatatttcttttaacaatttaatacaataagcttttatttacaattctcaatgaattattttcaaaggtATACTATTcacgttgaaaataaatataatcaataataatcaataataatcaatgcaacacttaatacaaatattttcgataagttTCAAGGAAAactcaaatttttataagctATCTGTCCTTAATTATATACGATTAAATCTgataatcttatttttaaaaaacgaTTTAACATACTAATTAGACAGAAGGATGATTCCAACagcattttattatcttcaacTTATTTGCTCGGGGCAATTATATATCCTGGGTGAAAGGTCAGAAGAGGCGTGCGACCTAGAAGCATTCGCGTGCTCGTCCGAGGTGagcgtcttctctctctctctctctctctctctctttttctatatcactatatatctatctcttttacatGAAGACAGGTGTTAACTAGTAGCTGTTTGAACTCGCGGATTCTGCGCGCGTCACGCAATATCGTCATCGCGCGAGATTTAAAATTACGTCACTTTCCATTTTGCGCTGTTGCATCTtctatctcccttttctctctctctctctctctctctctctccctcgatctctctctctctctctccctcgatctctctctctctctctccctcgatctctctctctctctctctctctgttgctGGATTCATACGTTtatgcatacatattataaatcattataacatcatacatttcattatatttttagtttttgCTACaaaggatctctctctctctctctctctctcttttattattatatatatatatatatatatatatatatatatatatatatatatatatataattgatgatATGAtcattaaaagttaaaaaaatttcgtcaTCGCAGATGTTTCTATTTctgttaaataaaagaaaaaaaaagaaaaaatacaaagagaaaaaatcataatttaattttaatcctgatcattaattttaaacttctttataatcataattcatatatatatatatatatttcgatttatcttaaaaaaatattctcgttATTCACATATATTCATACCAGTATATTATCTCTgtcaatctttctctttttctatgtttctATCTAACTCTTCCTGATCGATCATCGACGACGCCCCTTTTCCGCTCGATCGAGCCGTGTAAGGGCATTTGGAGAACACGCGAGCATGCGTAATCTCTGTCGTTGACACGGTTAACGTGTTCTGGTTTAGTGGGTCGttcttgtatgtatgtatatatgtatatatacctgcatgtatgtatgtactatgTATATCTTCGATCTAAGCTTCCGTGAAAAATCGACGCACgtcgtttttcatttttctttaccgTTATATCTCACTTTCCATTCTTCTTGCAATTAGAATTGAccgagttttcttttttctttttttttttttttttttttttttattctcttaaaGATAACACGATTTCTTAACTTTTACAACTTTCCATTTTGCTATGTAATTCATTGTTTCCCATGTTcaaaatacaaatgaaaataattggtACAGTTctctttaaattattcttattaatgattaaataactCTAGACGTCGTGGATTATTCCTTAGatatcttgttttcttttatcttgtttgattttattttactttaattaatgttattatgaattaattaatagataactatttcaatattgaataaaattagatGTTAATTCTCCCTTCTCACCacttcattgataataatttaatattttcacatttttgtACATATCTCATAATTTTATCTACTCGTACGAATGCTTCGTATCACCCGTTGCATAGCTTTGTCTTTGATCTTCTATCGCATATTTATGTGCTTTTACGAATGcattagaaaaatttgatatcattcgagatttatattatttttgacaaaTTTCGCCTAATCGATGGTATTTAGAAACaccttattttatatattctgatatattctatattaaaattttttcattttgtttttgctACTAAATCTATCAtagataagaataattaattttggcATCTTATTATTTCTGATTTTGTTGAATGAACGTTCATTAAATTTGtcatttataaaagaagaattttcaatGGAAATGATTGTTGATTCTAAATGCTGTTCGATGCACGGAATGAACGTGAGACGTGTCACGACTAGATCATTCACAATTGGCAGGCAGGATGGTCCTATTGCGATTCTAGGCCGCGTCAAATTGCCCAGTAAGGTCGTCGTTCGCTCGATTCTCGCAAGAGAAAAGCTGCGgagaatcgaaagaaaattttttacaaacacagacatatatatatatatatgtatgtatatatgtatatatttaccttCTCTAAGATACTCGATTTAAAAGCAATCGTCCGCGTACTCGtgctttttttcattaaccaACGAAGTTGAAGTTGCTTCGCCAAGCAACCGGTTCTTTACTTTACTAGCTTTACGAGTGGATCCTTAAAACTCTGAAGGGATTAAATTAAACTCCTGTCGTGTCTTTAATCAGACAACGATCTTGAAATCAAGCGATATCGAAttgctaaaaaagaaaaactttggatttttaatagatatcaTCGATGATTCCCAACGTGAACATATTTCATCGAGtaaatcattttctatctaatctctctttctctctctctctctctctttctacctctctttctccctccttttctGTTTTAGTTGCAGTGCCAGAACTATTAATACTAACGGTGCGTCGATCGAATTCCGAACGAGTTCTAACTATGCCGACGATCCACGTTAGATAGGTAGATTTAATGCTAGAGGATCGAGCCAGCTTGCTTATCGTATACCGTACGATGACTGATCGTCGACTAACGAGTATCTCtcgatgatatataaaaaaaaaaaaaaataaaaaaaaagtaaaaaaaatcagtaaataaataaataaataaataaaaggacataaaaatatctaaatgcATTGGtttctaatgaaataaatttacgatGTTAGTAATAAGACGTTATACACTTGACTGGTTACAATGATACATGTGATACgtatgattaatattacagcatacgtacatatattacaacatacgtacaaatatttcttttaattttatttgtaaataattatttttaaagatcacTAATATTTAATGGCGATTTAAACTTAATTgaactttatttataaataatataaatagtatattaataaGTATAGATAGAATGTGaaaacctttttttcttttttttttttttttttttttttacgtataatttcatctctttaaataaatcgaataaataaattcgcgaataattataaaattatacctaacaataaatattttatataacagaTAGTATGAATTAACGTAGAAGATTGAATATACTATTGAATTGaactgattatttttttattgttgtctCCCAAATCGATCGTTCAAACGTCCCTCTTACATTTGAAATAGATAATagtattttatacaattcgATCGACATTCGTGTCCGATCGAATTGATCGAtccgatcgatcaatcgattgcTAGGCCCCACGCCAGGATTCCCATTAACCTCGAGGCCAACTTCGAAAAAGTACTTCATGGAATAACGGACAAGTGACGATAATTTCGTGTCTTTTCTGAACAAACTAAATATGTTTGTAtgcatgcgtgtgtgtgtgtgtgtgtgtgtgttttattttatatacaagtatattaatttacaaatttaaacaagtaatatatacatatacttattgaatatcataaatatttaaacgtatgaaaaaaaaaggaagaagcaagagaaaaaagaaatcgataaaaaaaaaccatctatgaattataaaataatttatgaaaataatatgacaAATTGGAAGAttctaatagaaattaaaaatactcaTCCGAAGGATGATggacaatattattttatatttgatcgtttaaattaattatatccattaatgtataatatttaaaatatatttcataaggGTTTCATTAacgatttatttactttcgatGATAAGTATTAATAGAAGATCGAAAGCTGCGAAATTCCATGATACACAAGAGAGCTCTTTCGAGAGATGAGAGTCTCAGCAAATGCGATTACCTCACGTCGATCCGGAGAGTAAGTTTTTTTAACGTCGGCTCTCCTCGTTCTCCCAGTTTTTCCGCGACAGTTTGCTCTTCAAAGAGAATCCACTAGCGATGGCCGTTCGCCGGACGTTGACGGTCAATGACCGAAAAGCGTGCTCGTATAGCTGCTAAGAGAATTTCTTCtcgggaagaggaagaagaagatgaagaagacgaagacgaagacgaagacgaagacgaagacgaagacgaagacgaagacgaagacgaagacgaagacgaagaaaataaagaagaaatagaagataagGAGAAGGGATAGAGACTACCTGAGAGATCGAGATATCGATGGACGCCAACGGGTATTCGCCGACCTGCAAACCCACATTTTCTTCGCTTCTTCATGCAAACGTTAAACCGACGATTTATCCTGTCCTTCCGATCTTTCTTGAATAAATTCAAGGTCAATTAATCCATCAATTTTGCCTAAATGATCATTAATACGACTCACttcaatgtttttattttcgaagaattatttcaatgtacTTAAGTATCTTGACATTTCGAgtcaaatgatttaattaataaaggaTGTTCCGTTAAGCATTCAACAGTTTAACAGTAAGCTTCTTCTTTCAGAGACAAATTgtgatatattaatgaattaaccTAGGTAGAGATTTACTTTCAGAATATTCATCggtatgttaaaaataaatatacgtgtTCGTCTAGTGACATTTGATTAATggctaattaaaattaattattaatatcgattagatctctatgatattatattccaATCATTTTTTTGTACTGCTTTGTACACTTTAAAAGGATTTTAAATTgtatcgatttataaaaatttcttatgaaATTTCGAAGGAATTTAAATAGGATGAAAATCGAAGGTTTCGAAACCGATCTAGGTAAAAACTcatctctcctttctcttgtCTTCAGTAAAACCCTGAAAAAACTCGACTATATAATCGAAGGCAAAGATATAATTTCAACTGTCCAATCATCATCGAGTCGAAGCAGGTAGAACGTTTAAAATAGCGGACAAAGTGGTTCTCGCCGTTTCGAATTGGCTTCGTTTCTGTCCAagacctttcttttttatttttccattttttttttctctttctttctttcttttttcttttttgttctttttttttctttgctcacTTCTATCTTCCCATATTCCCTTTGTaaattctcttcttccttctctctttctacttcgaTGCTCTGTATCCGGAAAAATAAAGTGTAAAGAGTCGAAAGTTTACCGTTACGTTCACCCAAGTCGCGCCATAATTATGGCACCGTCTATCTCTCAGTACTCCGAGTTAACACATAACAGCCACGGATTCGAAGCCGTTCATTGGAAGCTACATACTCGTTCACactacttttatttatagtcTCGATACTGGACACTGCTTTTAAAGTCTCGATCTAGGACAgctctaaaaagaaaaaaaaaaaaaaaaagcggacGACCTAAGATAAACATCTAATCGCGATTAATAGGTTTAATAACATTTTGCGAACGTAGAAGAAAAGCTTTTTGGTATAATACGAAAaggatgatttaaaaaaaaaatttctatagttatgattatataaaatatttctatgtttccttggaaaatatttcaatgtatttttttaaatgtcttaaaagattttcgttgttatttttaaaatgatcaaaCTTTTTCATAGGCACACGTCATCGTAACCACCCatgaatatattctttttatcccttttttctttttctatttttattcgccgaaaatttttgaaaaaaaaattcaaatcatATGATACGAACGATTCTGAAAATAATCCGAGATCTTGACGACAGCGTTGATGACGTCTATGTTTTCGTcggaaatttttatcattttcagaAATTCATTTTGCCgacgatcatatatatatatatattccgaCTTGTGGTTTAATACGGCCTTATACAAATTACATTGTGGCATTTATTAGAACGATGTAACTTCATTTTGCTTCACGAGTAGAACCAATTAAGTCACTGTTCATTATTCTAGGAAATTCTAAATGTATGCGTAATAACGCGAGGAACATAATTAATCTAAACCTGTTTATCTGTTTCTTCCCTGTgccgatcatttttttttttatttttttcttttttcttttttttttttttttttttttttgcaaaaatattCCATCCTCTTCTCGCTCTATCGACAActacaaatattttactaatacaaaagaaaagctAAGAGTAATTTAcgtcgattatatttaaaaagaaaggacaatcaaattataaataaataaaatcaaaattcattttcactTCGTTATACGTCAATACAacaattaaacttttttataattcaccCGAAAAACCAATTTCCAATCACATGATTTATATAGGTGCAAATACCGCGttgcatttatattttctttgaatcaTGCGATTAAGTCTAGTTAACTTGTTATTATCtacttaattttaattacactTACAGTATATAGCGGATAATTAACAGGTTacgctatttttttctttctctctaccatAAGAAATAACCTAGTTAACAAATTGTGATTAATGTTAGGCAGTTTTTCGaggttaatttaataattctttttttcttcttcttcttcttcttcttcgtcttctttttttttctttcgtcaataatattttacgaaagaaaatatctaatttcCTTGAAGATTCATTTTAGCGAGCGgattattcaaaaaattaatcacCAATTTCCAGCACTGGCTTGAGCACTTGCATGTGCCCAtgcaccgccaccaccaccgccacctccgccaccaccaccaccaccaccaccaccgcgtctaaataaatagaaaaataacatgttattaatattatgccGTCCAACgactaataataaatcgattggaattttgtcaaaaaaaaaaaaaaaaaaaaaaaaaaagaaaagaaaagaaaaaaaaatacaatgaaataaaaaaaaaataaaggacatATACCCTTGACACGGATCGCACACCGGCTGAGGTGGAGGATGATACTGAGGTCTCTGTGGTTGTTGTTGAACCGCAACAGGTACTACATATACCGGTATAACACCAATCGTTTGTcctgaagaaaaagaataataattaattatataagacAAAATATGAAGGACTATTTAGTCTATTATTGACCAggatgttttttcttttctatttttctttttttttttttcttgatcgtCATATTTCCTCAAGTTAGATCGATTCGTTCGAATCGtacttgtaattatttataattattataaatattatccgACTAGAATAAATAGCTAcgttatattcgattaattaataatataattaattgcacTTGGATTGCTTCTATTTTAATGCATTTGAAacgtaatatttatgaaaaattcataaaatcaCGTTATTAAGGAAATTCCATTTTCTTATATTCGCATTGGATACTTATTTTACCAATACCTTTtccaaatcattattatatacattctaGAAACGTCCACTAATAAGCTTTGTGTCTTGCCGTGCCGCTAATTTCTACTTacttgtgtgtatgtgtttgaaAACTAGCGTGCTCTATCATAGGCAATTATTATATCAGTAAAGTTACCTCCGTATGGATCGTAATATTGATAActacctccacctccacctccaccgtAACCTCCACCGCCACCCCtgccacctccacctccacctccgtGACATTTATGGCAGGCCATCCTTCTCGCTCTATATTTCTtagattttgataatttttccgTTGATGAATTGTCTACCGTTGATTCCAAAATATCCTTTAcattatctatctctttgtcCGCTATTTCTGTTCTGAGAACACTCGTTTCACCACTCTCATCGATTTTATCCATTTTGAATCCATGTTTCTCCATGTACTTTGCCATCTCGTCGAGATCGACAGGTTTCtcatcttctccttcctctacGACTAGGAATATCGTTGCTAAGGGACCTATAAGATATcatccatttttattattcatgactttataaatattcatcaatattaataatcaatgtgATTAATGAATATCGTTTgcgtatttatctttttcctcggataatttttctaattaattagatataactttaaatgtaatatcgaaaaatatcggaaatcatataatttattattttacttacatatatttaatacgtatggattttcaataatataaaacgtagatgtttgtatatgtgtgtgtatatatatatatatatataaaatatctatagaatatattttgtgtTGAATCTTTCCACAAAAAAAACTAACTCACCTATTATATCAGGCATTTTTTCTATGAGACTATTATCGAGCACTTCTTCCGATGCTTCGCCCGAATGATTTCGTACAGCgtaaagatttataataaacaatgtaatatttttatcgtcgtcATCTTTTATCATAGGAGGTACAAGATCCAATGACAAAGTTGAATTTTCTTCATCATTATCGGCGATAATTTCTACGGAAAAACAAGTCATTAattgtatacattttttttttttttatattatcaagaCAATtgacaatataatttatatgacgCAGAAATTATTATGAGCGTCATATATCGTCGTCTTCTTTTAatacgaatgaataaaaaagttacATGAGTATGAAATTGTCTTgtgaaattaaacaaaaaaaagaaaaaaaaatttctttttatttaaaatctaaaGAATAAACTCACTCGAATCATCAAGCGCAGGTAATCCAGAAATGATTGTACTAGTAGCCAATAAGAGAAAGCCAAGAACGTTCCAGATAAGAATAGCCATCGTAGGATTATCAGAAATCCGAAGATGTACTGCAACGCGATCTTTTGATGTTGCCGCTTTTATAGGCATCGATCCTTACACGAGAAAGATCTACAggtattatataattcaatacGTGAGTTACGAGAAGACCACCACTCCATCGTACTCCGTTATCTTTCCATTCGACCATTCTCATTTTTTACATTCTACGTTTCAGATTTTCCGTGAGAATTTTATGATCTATTTTTGTCATATTATGATCACCAAATTACGAATTTTTGATCAGAACGTATATAGTTTcttgtttattaaattcaaatgtatgaaattattgatttttctatCCACTTTGAGAATGTTTTGAGAAAaggataacatttttattatacgtctttatatgtatatagacatCTCAAATccatatgcatataaatggattatttatatctattggATGATTAAATACATGTGcatataaattgattatttgCCGTGATATAacgtaaaagaattttcataaaaaaaaaaaaaaaaaaaaaaaaaaaaaaaaaaaaaaaaaaaaaaaaaaagaaaaaaaacaaaaattgagaatactatttataacaataccatcatattgttttcattttgaacaaaaatgaaagaaatatcatgatccattttcttttttttgtattataacacccgatagattatttatttccgACCAAAACATTCATAATTTCTTGGTTATCGGAATCAAAGGcgtaaaataaacaatttttttttaatatcaccgCGAGGATATTACGAGCAAAGGACGAAATCGCAATTACACGTCTTTGTATAAATAcgtgtctatatataaattcatctatatatagatCGATTATTTGtcgtgaaaatttttataaaaaaaattgaaaatacgaCCATATCATGTTGTTttaatacgtaataaaaattgatattgcatctgaaatatttaaataaataatcaaattgttcgaatatatttaacgttaattCAAATTAATGATATCGAATTTGTTtccataatttatataacaatcatatattataattgatataataagtTATTTTCTGTCtgtcaatattaaatataaacaattttaaataagtcattaaaaattatatatgaatttacgTAATTATCATACgtgattttcttaaattatgatatttattattgaaaacaaCAATGAAGCGTTAATCGTTTTcttcaagagaaaaaaggtaagaaaaaggaaaaaagaaagagaagaagaagaagaagaagaaggagaagaagaaaaaaaaaagaaaagaaaaatgaacagATCGATTCTGCGCCATCGAagcgataaataatttacgttggtgcatcgaaaataaattaaatgactTCCGGGAACATGCATTAAGATTAAATAACGATAGGTGTTCTTAGCTTGCGCGCACAAAAGTATTTACGTCCGATGTTCCAGCATCATCTTTCGCCGTTATTCGATAACGAGTTTCATTGTTATCATCAgcatcttatttttcttcgtcactGAAGAGACGTCATCTCTTGTGCAAAGTACTCAAGGCGTCCCTTAATTGCGCT contains:
- the LOC124950535 gene encoding uncharacterized protein LOC124950535 isoform X1; this translates as MPIKAATSKDRVAVHLRISDNPTMAILIWNVLGFLLLATSTIISGLPALDDSKIIADNDEENSTLSLDLVPPMIKDDDDKNITLFIINLYAVRNHSGEASEEVLDNSLIEKMPDIIGPLATIFLVVEEGEDEKPVDLDEMAKYMEKHGFKMDKIDESGETSVLRTEIADKEIDNVKDILESTVDNSSTEKLSKSKKYRARRMACHKCHGGGGGGGRGGGGGYGGGGGGGSYQYYDPYGGQTIGVIPVYVVPVAVQQQPQRPQYHPPPQPVCDPCQGRGGGGGGGGGGGGGGGGGAWAHASAQASAGNW
- the LOC124950535 gene encoding uncharacterized protein LOC124950535 isoform X2 produces the protein MPIKAATSKDRVAVHLRISDNPTMAILIWNVLGFLLLATSTIISGLPALDDSKIIADNDEENSTLSLDLVPPMIKDDDDKNITLFIINLYAVRNHSGEASEEVLDNSLIEKMPDIIGPLATIFLVVEEGEDEKPVDLDEMAKYMEKHGFKMDKIDESGETSVLRTEIADKEIDNVKDILESTVDNSSTEKLSKSKKYRARRMACHKCHGGGGGGGRGGGGGYGGGGGGGQTIGVIPVYVVPVAVQQQPQRPQYHPPPQPVCDPCQGRGGGGGGGGGGGGGGGGGAWAHASAQASAGNW
- the LOC124950535 gene encoding uncharacterized protein LOC124950535 isoform X3 gives rise to the protein MPIKAATSKDRVAVHLRISDNPTMAILIWNVLGFLLLATSTIISGLPALDDSKIIADNDEENSTLSLDLVPPMIKDDDDKNITLFIINLYAVRNHSGEASEEVLDNSLIEKMPDIIGPLATIFLVVEEGEDEKPVDLDEMAKYMEKHGFKMDKIDESGETSVLRTEIADKEIDNVKDILESTVDNSSTEKLSKSKKYRARRMACHKCHGGGGGGGRGGGGGYGGGGGGGSYQYYDPYGGQTIGVIPVYVVPVAVQQQPQRPQYHPPPQPVCDPCQGNSLSSYTSTLFGH